GTGAAGCGGGTCAACAACGGCCTGACCCACGTCATTACCAACAACCGCGTCGACGGCCAGATCATCACCCCTTCGGAAATCTTCAAAAACATCATGCAGGCGTGACCATGGCACAGGTAACACAACTCATTCACGACTACCTTCGGCACAACAAGAAGTTTCCCCATGTCTACTGCGCGGGCTGCGGCCACGGCATCGTGCTTGGATCGCTCATCCGCAGCGTCCACGGTTTGGGCTACGCCAAGGATGACATCGTGCTCGTGGCCGGTATCGGCTGTTCCGGGCGCATGGCCGTGTACGTGGACTTCAACACCGTGCACACTACCCACGGCCGGGCTCTGACCTTCGCCACGGGCATCAAGATGGCCAATCCTGCGCTCAAAGTCATTGTGGTCATGGGGGATGGCGACGCCATGTCCATCGGCGGCAACCATCTCATCCACGCGGCCCGTCGTAACATCGGCCTGACCGCGTTGGTCCTGAACAACAATATCTACGGCATGACCGGCGGCCAGGCCTCACCGACCAGCCCCGAGGGGACCATCTCCGCGACGTCGCCTTTCGGTCAGCTTGAGCGCAGCTTCGACATCGTGGACATGGCCATGGCCAGCGGTGCCAGTTATGTTGCCCGCGGCACGGTTCTGCACGCGAATATGCTCGACGGCCTCATCTCCGACGCCCTGGAAAAGCCCGGCTTCAACCTGGTGGAGGTCATGACACCCTGCCACACCCAGTACGGTCGCAAGAACAAGTTCAAGACCGTGGTGGACATGTATCAGTGGTACAAGAAGAATACCATGAAGCTTGATCGCTATGGGCAGCTTTCCCCGGAAGAACAGGAAAAGTTCACACCCATCGGCGTGTTCAGGAACGAGATGCGCCCCGGCCTCGAAGTGCGATACGAGGAACTGCGCAACAAGCTTCAGGAGCAGCCAAATGCCTAAACAGCACGAACTGAATCGATTTGAAATACGGCTTTCCGGTACGGGCGGCCAGGGTATCCTGACCCTGGGCAAGATCATGGGCCAGGTGCTGGCCATCGATCACGGCTTTTTCGTCACGCAGACTCAGAGCTACGGTCCCGAGGCCCGAGGCGGAGCAAGCCGGGCCGATCTGGTCATAAGTTCACACAGAATCAGCTATCCAAAGCCCGTGAATCTTGACATGCTCGTGGCTCTCAGTCAGGAGGCCTGCAACCTGTATTTTCGCAACTTGAAGCCTGTCGGCTTCCTGCTGGTGGATACCTCGCTCGTGACCCAGACCCCGTCCAACATATATTGGGGATTGCCGTTCACGAGCATGGCCCGGGACAAGATCGGCATGCCTCAGACCACCAACATCATCTGTCTGGGGGCGCTGAGTCATTTTCTGCCGTTCATGAATTTTGCCAACGTGAAAAAAGCCCTGGCATCCGTCTTGCCGGCCAAGATCCTGGATGTGAACGTCAAGGCGCTGACCCTTGGACATAGCCAGGCCAAGAAACTTTATCCGGACGCACCCGAAAAATGGACATTCTTCTCACCAACGACGATGGAATCAGAGCAGTAGGACTGCGAGCCCTGTACGGCGCGTTGATCAAGGCCGGACACCGGGTGCACGTGGCTGCGCCCATGACCGAGCAGAGCGCGGTGGGGCATTCGGTGACCCTGTTTTCCCCCCTGCGGGTTAAGCAGGTGGAGGAAACAGGGTTTTCCGGCCTCGGCATTTCCGGAACGCCGGCGGATTGCGTCAAGCTGGCCCTGAGCCATCTTTTGCCCAAGCGGCCGGACATGATCGTGTCGGGAATCAACTCGGGCGCTAACGTGGGCGTGGACGTGCTCTATTCGGGCACGGTGTCTGCGGCCACCGAAGGAGCCTTGGCCGGTATACCGGCCATGGCCGTGTCCGTAGACGACTTCCACCCCGAGGAACTTTCCGCCCAGGCCGAATACGCAACGCAAATGCTTGACTGCGAATTCTGGTCTTCCTTTCCCCGGCATTGCGTGCTGAACCTGAACTTTCCCGCCGGTCCGTTCGAGAACGCCAAAGGACTCAAGGTCTGCGGCCAGACCTCATCCACCTACCGGGATTGGTACGACGAGAGGAACGATCCCCGGGGGAATCCCTACTACTGGCTGTGCGGGGTCATCCCGCCGGAAAATGTGGAGCCCGATTCGGATCGCGGGTATCTGAGCCGCGGTTACATAACCGCCACCCCTTTGACTTTTGACCTGACTCATGCCGGGTATCTTCAGACCCTGACCAGGCATCTGGCAGAGAACGATTAACCGTTTTTCAAGGAGACGATCATGCCCCTGACCACACCCAAGGAAATGTTTGCCCGAGGTTACGCCGAAGGCTTTGCCATCGGCGGTTTCAACGTGAACAACATGGAAATCATCCAGGGCATCATGGAGGCCGGAAACCTCGAAAAATCCCCGCTCATCCTGCAGGTTTCCGCCGGTGCCCGTCGCTATGCGGGACAAGGATACATCATCAAGCTCATGGAGGCCGCCCTGGCCGAGAATGACCTGCCGGTCTGCCTGCATCTGGATCACGGCCAGAATTTCGAGATCTGCAAGGAAGTCATCGACGGCGGCTTCACCTCCGTCATGATCGACGGTTCGCATCTGTCTTTCGAGGACAACATCGCCCTGACCAAACAGGTCGTGGCCTACGCCCATGATCGCGGCGTGTGGGTCGAGGCCGAGCTCGGGCAGTTGGCAGGCGTGGAGGATGATGTGGACGTGGAGCACAGCGTGTACACCAATCCGGACCAGGCCGCCGAGTTTGTCGGCCGCACGGGTTGCGATTCGCTGGCCATCGCCATCGGCACCAGCCACGGTGCCTACAAGTTCGCGGGCGAGGCCAAGCTGGACTTCGATCGCCTGGAAAAGATCAAGGGCCTCTTGCCCGGCTATCCCATCGTGCTGCACGGCGCGTCGTCCGTGCCCCAGGAATTTGTGGACATGGCCAACCAGTACGGCGCCCAGATTGCCGGAGCCAAGGGCGTGCCCGAGGATCTCTTGCGCCGTGCAGCCGCCTCGGCCGTGTGCAAGATCAACATCGACACGGACATCCGCCTGGCCATGACCGCCACCATCCGTAAGTACCTGGCCGAGAATCCGTCGCATTTCGACCCCCGCCAGTACCTGCAGGTGGCCAGAACGGCGGTGCGGGATATGGTGGCGCACAAGATCAGAAACGTGCTTGGTTCATCCAATAAAATATAAGCGCAAGAGGAAGGGAACATGGCTGTCAAAATCGCACTCAACGGCTTCGGACGCATCGGACGCTATCTGGCCCGCATCCTGGCCGGAAACAAGGATGTCGAACTGGTCTGCGTCAACGCGCGTGGCGACAACGCGTCGCTGGCGTACCTGCTTAAATATGATTCCGTCCACGGCACCTTTGCCGGTGAGGTCGAGCCCAACGAACAGGGTTTTCTGCTGAACGGAAAGCAGGTGCTGGTCACCCGCAACGCTCCCGACGCCTGGGACTGGAAAGACATCGACATCGTGGTCGAATCCACCGGCAAGTTCACGGACCGCGAAAGCTGCGAAAAGCATCTGGCCGCCGGCGCGAAAAAGGTGCTCATCTCCGCCCCCGGCAAGAACGCCGACCTGACCGTGGTCATGGGCGTCAATGACGGCCTCTACGATTCGGCCAAGCACAACATCATCTCCAATGCCTCCTGCACCACCAACTGTCTGGCACCTGCGGCCAAGGCGCTGAACGACACCTTTGGCATCAGGCACGGTCTCATGACCACCATCCATTCCTACACCATGAGCCAGCGCATGCTCGACGGCACCCACAAGGACATCCGCCGCGGCCGCGCCGGGGCCATGAACATGCTGCCCACGACCACGGGCGCGGCCAAGGCCGTGAGCATGGTCATCCCGGCCCTGGCGGGCAAGCTCGACGGCATGGCCGTGCGTGTGCCCACGCCCAACGTGTCCCTGGTGGACCTGGTGGTGGAAGTGGAGAAGAAGGCCACCGTGGCCGAGGTCAACGCGGTCCTGAAGGCCGCGGCCAGCGGGCCCGAAGGCGGGGCCATGGGCTACACGGAAGTGCCGCTGGTCTCCATGGACTACGTCGGCAGCATCTACGGCGGCGTGGTCGACGGCCTGTGCACCTCGGTCATGAACGGCAGCATGGTCAAGATCATCGTCTGGTACGACAACGAGGCCGGCTTCACCAACCAGCTGCTGCGTCTGATCAGGCTGGTCGCGGGCTCGCTCTAGCCTTCAGTTGACCAATGCCTCGGGAACAAGTGAGGAAGGGATTTTGGTGGAAGGCCGAAATCCCTTTTTCTATTATACGCCCCTGCAAAAAGTCGGAAAAGAGCCTGCGTGACATTCCCGCGAAGGCGGGCAATGGTATGAAATTCCTTTTTTTTCCGTATAGTTAAAAAAGGCGCAGCTCCCCTTTTCAAGGGGATGGCGACTTTTTGCAGTGCTGTCTGACAAACGTGCGGAGCCTGTAGGAGCGGATATGGCCAAAGACCTGACGACTTCTGCCATAGATCGGCAGAACATCCTGAATAATCCATACGCCTTGGCCGAGATTGAAAAAGCGGCAGGCGTTCGGGGCATTCCCTTCGAAGGGAAATTCGTGCTCTTGGAAGAGCAGGTTGCTGATTTCTTTGAGGTGACCCCTCGAACTATTGATAATTACATCGAACAATTCGGGGATGAACTGCGCCACAATGGCTATGCGGTTTTGAAGGGTAATAGGCTGAAAGAATTGAAGCAATCTCTTAAGGAACAGTTTGGTGACGAAATTGATTTCGTTACCAAAACGACGGTTCTTGGGGTCTTCGATTTTAGATCGTTTTTGAATCTGGCCATGCTGCTTTCAGAGAGTGATCGTGCCCGTCTTCTGCGGCAGGCCATACTCGATATCGTGATTGACACGATTAACCTGCGCAGTGGCGGTGGCACCAAGTACATCAACCAACGTGACGAGGATTTTCTTCATTCTGCCTTTGAAGAAGAAAATTATCGTAAGCAGTTTACGGATGCCTTGCGCGATCATGTCGCCATGGGAAATTTCAAGTACGCAGTCTACACCGATAAGATCTATCTAAGTATTTTTCGTGAAAAGGCCAAAGAATATCGGGCAATTCTCAAATTACAGAGCCAAGAACGCGTCCGCTCGACGTTATATGCGGAAGTGCTGGACGTGATTGCCGCGTATGAATGCGGCTTCGCGGATGTTATGACCCAAGAGGCGCAGTCTTTAGGGCGCCAGTTGTCTGCTCTGGAAGTTGATGTTCTGTTCAGGAAATTCGAAGCGCAAGCTCATTGGAAACCTTTGATTGAGAAAGCTCGTATGAAGATGGCCAGCCGCGATCTGGCTTTTCGCGACACATTGCATCTCCAGCTTAAGGAATATGTGAATCCGTTGCAGCGAGAAGATTTTGAACGCTTTCTTGGCGAAAAAAGCAAGGAATTGGCGGAGCGTTTGGAAGATGCCAAGGATGTTTTGAAGCGCCTCAAGGACCGTTAGGCATGAATGTTACGTATCCGACGATTGAAATGATCAAGGAAGTTCATGCCAAGACTGTTGATTTAAGCGGTGGTGGGATGATTAGCATTCTGGATTCTGGACGACTGGAAAGTGTTTTGCAACATATTCAAAATGACGATAATTATCCCACTTTTGAAGAGAAACTGGCGCATTTGTTTTATTGTGTATGCAAGTTTTATTGTTTTTCTGATGGCAATAAACGTTTGGCTATAACCGCTTCTGCCTTGATGCTGCTTCACAATGGCTATCTCTATTGTTCTGTATCGTTCATAAGAGAGATGGAGAATGTGAGCTATCATGTGGCTGCCGGGAATATCAGCAAGGAGTTGTTGCTTGAGATTATCACCGCGCACCTTGCCCAGACATCCGATGACGAAGAATTGAAGCTCAAAATTTTGCACGCGATTGCACCCTTGGGATGAGAGCAAAAATTGGGTTTGTTGAGCTAAGCTTCTGTTTATTTAGCCACGCTTAGCTAAGAGAATTAGCTAAGCGTTAAGCATAATATTTTAAAATAATAAGATATTTGTTTGCTATGAAATTTCATTTTGAACCCGACTTCGACTACCAGCACGCCGCCATCGAAGCCGTGTGCGCTCTGTTTCAGGGCCAGGAAACATGCCAGACCGAGTTCACGGTGAATCTTGGCAGGGGGCATCTGCCCCTGGCGCGGAGCTCTGTCGGCGTCGGCAATCGGTTGACCCTGCTGGATGATGAGATTCTTGGAAATCTGCATCAGGTTCGGATCCAGCATCTCCTTCTTGCGAATCCAGCCAACCTCTTCTAGTCTCTATTTCC
This DNA window, taken from Desulfomicrobium sp. ZS1, encodes the following:
- a CDS encoding 2-oxoacid:ferredoxin oxidoreductase subunit beta translates to MAQVTQLIHDYLRHNKKFPHVYCAGCGHGIVLGSLIRSVHGLGYAKDDIVLVAGIGCSGRMAVYVDFNTVHTTHGRALTFATGIKMANPALKVIVVMGDGDAMSIGGNHLIHAARRNIGLTALVLNNNIYGMTGGQASPTSPEGTISATSPFGQLERSFDIVDMAMASGASYVARGTVLHANMLDGLISDALEKPGFNLVEVMTPCHTQYGRKNKFKTVVDMYQWYKKNTMKLDRYGQLSPEEQEKFTPIGVFRNEMRPGLEVRYEELRNKLQEQPNA
- a CDS encoding 2-oxoacid:acceptor oxidoreductase family protein codes for the protein MPKQHELNRFEIRLSGTGGQGILTLGKIMGQVLAIDHGFFVTQTQSYGPEARGGASRADLVISSHRISYPKPVNLDMLVALSQEACNLYFRNLKPVGFLLVDTSLVTQTPSNIYWGLPFTSMARDKIGMPQTTNIICLGALSHFLPFMNFANVKKALASVLPAKILDVNVKALTLGHSQAKKLYPDAPEKWTFFSPTTMESEQ
- the surE gene encoding 5'/3'-nucleotidase SurE, which encodes MDILLTNDDGIRAVGLRALYGALIKAGHRVHVAAPMTEQSAVGHSVTLFSPLRVKQVEETGFSGLGISGTPADCVKLALSHLLPKRPDMIVSGINSGANVGVDVLYSGTVSAATEGALAGIPAMAVSVDDFHPEELSAQAEYATQMLDCEFWSSFPRHCVLNLNFPAGPFENAKGLKVCGQTSSTYRDWYDERNDPRGNPYYWLCGVIPPENVEPDSDRGYLSRGYITATPLTFDLTHAGYLQTLTRHLAEND
- the fba gene encoding class II fructose-1,6-bisphosphate aldolase — protein: MPLTTPKEMFARGYAEGFAIGGFNVNNMEIIQGIMEAGNLEKSPLILQVSAGARRYAGQGYIIKLMEAALAENDLPVCLHLDHGQNFEICKEVIDGGFTSVMIDGSHLSFEDNIALTKQVVAYAHDRGVWVEAELGQLAGVEDDVDVEHSVYTNPDQAAEFVGRTGCDSLAIAIGTSHGAYKFAGEAKLDFDRLEKIKGLLPGYPIVLHGASSVPQEFVDMANQYGAQIAGAKGVPEDLLRRAAASAVCKINIDTDIRLAMTATIRKYLAENPSHFDPRQYLQVARTAVRDMVAHKIRNVLGSSNKI
- the gap gene encoding type I glyceraldehyde-3-phosphate dehydrogenase, with translation MAVKIALNGFGRIGRYLARILAGNKDVELVCVNARGDNASLAYLLKYDSVHGTFAGEVEPNEQGFLLNGKQVLVTRNAPDAWDWKDIDIVVESTGKFTDRESCEKHLAAGAKKVLISAPGKNADLTVVMGVNDGLYDSAKHNIISNASCTTNCLAPAAKALNDTFGIRHGLMTTIHSYTMSQRMLDGTHKDIRRGRAGAMNMLPTTTGAAKAVSMVIPALAGKLDGMAVRVPTPNVSLVDLVVEVEKKATVAEVNAVLKAAASGPEGGAMGYTEVPLVSMDYVGSIYGGVVDGLCTSVMNGSMVKIIVWYDNEAGFTNQLLRLIRLVAGSL
- a CDS encoding DNA-binding protein, with translation MAKDLTTSAIDRQNILNNPYALAEIEKAAGVRGIPFEGKFVLLEEQVADFFEVTPRTIDNYIEQFGDELRHNGYAVLKGNRLKELKQSLKEQFGDEIDFVTKTTVLGVFDFRSFLNLAMLLSESDRARLLRQAILDIVIDTINLRSGGGTKYINQRDEDFLHSAFEEENYRKQFTDALRDHVAMGNFKYAVYTDKIYLSIFREKAKEYRAILKLQSQERVRSTLYAEVLDVIAAYECGFADVMTQEAQSLGRQLSALEVDVLFRKFEAQAHWKPLIEKARMKMASRDLAFRDTLHLQLKEYVNPLQREDFERFLGEKSKELAERLEDAKDVLKRLKDR
- a CDS encoding type II toxin-antitoxin system death-on-curing family toxin, which produces MNVTYPTIEMIKEVHAKTVDLSGGGMISILDSGRLESVLQHIQNDDNYPTFEEKLAHLFYCVCKFYCFSDGNKRLAITASALMLLHNGYLYCSVSFIREMENVSYHVAAGNISKELLLEIITAHLAQTSDDEELKLKILHAIAPLG